From a region of the Sebaldella sp. S0638 genome:
- a CDS encoding DUF4280 domain-containing protein → MSRENKEYLILGSELICDKGEFESKFEVSPKNIKLQGYHVASQADNIAGKHIKSFGSCSIMGNCKMESDLYGQFLIWFETYSKVRFAGSEALLEDSYCFCAYGGKITVFDSKQVEYASAMAELFGDFADMVEQMKDNIENLSDMAVKSLIEIFDGAMTEYFENEENRLGNAVRDMERNNTGNSYMYMQTGYNPKEKLAQLQRSKQTYGVNNWEDIKNVNLRDVYVKMQENPNKVDLGSRKVPLHLGLINPVFLGVYYVETKVRDIRSVLPDMTIGDFFNRGTSSEGITELWEKGMDCQNKKMLSGMLGHDPLQAAYAGGYTTYDPAESMKIVDSMSDDGKAAYMLRKTANDGMSAYNEMYGYYQMVKALSMSMKGKVKTGKVKLEKEPVRDGASRAKDYAEQWEKSSLQEAVEIFAGENPVEYHNQQKSKVMFLNTETDIQVVYDYKGNYFRIEDKSVPSKKVRYLQMNGNNPYEFITERGTKQGTSPQEYKRLTHFLNIDNLDDK, encoded by the coding sequence ATCAGTAGAGAAAATAAGGAGTATTTAATTCTTGGAAGTGAGCTTATCTGTGATAAGGGAGAATTTGAAAGTAAGTTTGAAGTATCACCTAAAAACATTAAATTACAAGGATATCATGTAGCTAGTCAGGCAGATAATATAGCAGGAAAACATATTAAATCATTTGGCAGCTGTAGTATTATGGGTAATTGTAAAATGGAATCAGATTTATATGGTCAGTTTTTAATTTGGTTCGAAACTTATTCAAAAGTGAGGTTTGCAGGAAGTGAGGCATTACTAGAAGATAGTTATTGTTTTTGTGCATATGGCGGAAAGATAACAGTTTTCGACAGTAAACAAGTTGAATATGCTTCTGCGATGGCAGAATTATTTGGAGATTTTGCAGACATGGTGGAACAGATGAAAGATAATATTGAAAATTTATCTGATATGGCTGTAAAATCTTTAATTGAAATATTTGATGGAGCAATGACAGAATATTTTGAAAATGAGGAAAACAGGTTAGGAAATGCAGTAAGGGATATGGAAAGAAATAATACAGGAAATTCATACATGTATATGCAGACAGGTTATAATCCGAAGGAGAAACTTGCACAATTACAGAGAAGTAAACAGACTTATGGGGTAAATAACTGGGAAGATATTAAAAATGTAAATTTAAGGGATGTATATGTTAAAATGCAGGAAAATCCCAATAAAGTTGATTTAGGATCAAGAAAAGTGCCTTTACATTTGGGACTGATAAATCCAGTATTTCTAGGAGTTTATTATGTAGAAACAAAGGTTAGGGATATCCGTTCAGTGCTTCCTGATATGACAATAGGAGATTTTTTTAACAGAGGAACAAGTTCGGAAGGGATAACAGAACTTTGGGAAAAGGGAATGGATTGTCAGAATAAGAAAATGCTCTCTGGAATGTTAGGGCATGATCCATTACAGGCAGCATATGCTGGTGGCTATACAACTTATGATCCAGCGGAATCAATGAAAATAGTAGATTCGATGAGTGATGATGGTAAGGCAGCGTATATGTTAAGAAAAACTGCGAATGACGGAATGTCTGCATATAATGAAATGTATGGATATTATCAAATGGTAAAAGCTTTAAGCATGTCAATGAAGGGAAAAGTAAAAACAGGTAAAGTAAAGCTTGAAAAAGAACCTGTAAGAGATGGTGCTTCAAGAGCAAAGGATTATGCTGAGCAATGGGAAAAATCAAGTCTACAGGAAGCAGTTGAAATATTTGCTGGGGAGAATCCCGTTGAATATCATAATCAGCAAAAAAGTAAAGTTATGTTTTTAAATACAGAGACAGATATACAAGTGGTGTACGATTATAAGGGGAATTATTTTAGAATTGAGGATAAAAGTGTTCCAAGTAAAAAAGTACGTTATTTACAAATGAATGGTAATAATCCATATGAGTTTATAACTGAGAGGGGAACAAAACAGGGAACATCCCCACAAGAGTAT